Within Fibrobacterota bacterium, the genomic segment GCTCAGGCTGGCCCAGATCGGGAAAACGGATACGCACCCGCTTGGCTTCCGGCGCGAACACGCGGAACAGGCATGCCTTACCGCTTTGCCACAATGCTCCGACTTGCATGATTTCCCCTCCGGCTCCCCGAAGGACGGGAACCAAATAGGAAAAAACCCTTTTAAAGGCGGGGGTTCAATTCCCTTTTCAGATCGGGCAGAGGCATGGCGCCGGTGATGCGGTGGGCCTCGCGCCCGCCCTTGAATAGGATGAGAGTGGGGATGCCGGAGATGCCGAAACGCGAAGCCAGTTCCGGCTTCTTATCCGTGTCGATCTTGATGACGGTTATCCGCCCCTTCCATTCGCGGGCGAGATCCTGGAGGACGGGAGCCATCATCTTGCAGGGGCCGCACCAATCGGCCCAGAAGTCGGCGAGCACGGGCAAAGGTTGGGAGGCGATGAAGGCGTCGAAATCGCCGGAAGCCATGGGACCCCTCCGAGGTTTCCCTTAACATACATCTTGGGTCGGCTTCGGCAAGATTAAGCCCCCTACCCCAAACGCGACAGGCATGCCGCCGCGAGTTTATCGAGGAGCCAGGCCCCATTCCAGGTGAGCCCGCGAATCTCGGGAGTCGCCGCCAGCCA encodes:
- the trxA gene encoding thioredoxin; this encodes MASGDFDAFIASQPLPVLADFWADWCGPCKMMAPVLQDLAREWKGRITVIKIDTDKKPELASRFGISGIPTLILFKGGREAHRITGAMPLPDLKRELNPRL